The following coding sequences are from one Prosthecobacter vanneervenii window:
- a CDS encoding TerD family protein: MNTLYLRRRKKVLLPPGTGSQSGTMLAMMQQNLEALGFVMSPTLMERVQTLSDRELAAFYTSLIQDIRQMVGAHRPFAPMYPDFPRQVKETPELLLYLNALVHYLTNKLPVYPKSLRPELTDKTPLRVIDLGHEADFRAIFTQLAGAKTSLSPQDKEDLIWFVKERREQFPALLPQTIASKENLAVLSAAVLKHAPEAVELLAPHFKIVTDVLRLAVALSGGDVSLAASVKFGKFTRAERRLLLSWMERCDNALEDMLRWKGRWIRLGERLHPGEHAEKVPKIFAAFKALRADEKITTFNSRLEAALEKRQVDEVLGMLRSRPGDLARRMDHLLRLAARSESVLSLFQECVRKVSTPVLLQMLSHFQHRDQPLPLRVFFPKGDVGKVFAVSKKMPSLPTGVAAQAATVCECALVERFAMLPPLGRCWVEPGMEKFMVPLAQRSASKALRTLTRGSRLPLADATVLRFFIWWKNGRGRTDIDLSASLFDAEQRYLDVLSYYNLKNFGGCHSGDIVDAPEGAAEFIDVEPARLLAANVRYIVMTLSSYTQQPYCDLPECFAGWMARQAPDSGEVFEARTVVDKLDVAANTRICIPAVFDLVEREVIWADLALTAYPRLPNNVHVNLPPITLMLRSLIYGIKPDLHTLFSLHAKARGSVVAERAGADTIFAQDAGITPYDLDRIRADFL, translated from the coding sequence ATGAACACTCTCTACCTCCGCAGACGTAAGAAGGTGCTGCTCCCACCCGGGACCGGCAGCCAGTCGGGAACCATGCTGGCCATGATGCAGCAAAATTTGGAGGCATTGGGTTTTGTCATGAGTCCGACGCTGATGGAGCGTGTGCAAACTCTCAGTGACCGCGAGCTGGCGGCTTTCTACACGTCCCTTATCCAAGACATCCGGCAGATGGTGGGCGCGCACCGTCCCTTCGCGCCGATGTACCCGGACTTTCCCCGCCAGGTGAAAGAGACGCCCGAACTGTTGCTCTACCTGAATGCTCTGGTTCACTACCTGACCAATAAGCTGCCGGTTTATCCAAAAAGCCTGCGTCCGGAACTCACCGACAAGACACCGCTCCGTGTGATCGATCTCGGGCATGAGGCAGACTTCCGCGCCATCTTCACCCAGCTTGCCGGGGCAAAGACCTCTCTTTCTCCACAGGACAAGGAGGATCTTATCTGGTTCGTCAAAGAGCGCCGTGAGCAGTTCCCTGCCTTGCTGCCGCAGACGATTGCCTCCAAGGAAAATCTGGCCGTGCTCTCGGCAGCAGTGCTCAAACATGCGCCGGAAGCTGTCGAACTGCTCGCGCCACATTTTAAAATTGTCACCGATGTGCTTCGCCTCGCTGTGGCTTTGTCCGGCGGAGATGTATCGCTGGCCGCGTCGGTGAAATTTGGCAAGTTCACGCGCGCCGAACGCCGCCTACTGCTGTCGTGGATGGAGCGCTGCGACAATGCCCTGGAAGACATGCTGCGGTGGAAGGGCCGCTGGATTCGCTTAGGTGAGCGCCTACATCCTGGCGAGCACGCGGAGAAGGTTCCCAAAATTTTTGCTGCCTTCAAAGCCTTGCGTGCCGATGAAAAAATCACCACTTTCAACAGCCGCCTGGAGGCCGCCCTGGAGAAACGGCAGGTGGATGAGGTGTTGGGAATGCTTCGGTCACGACCTGGAGATCTTGCACGCAGGATGGACCATTTGCTGCGTCTGGCGGCGCGATCAGAGTCAGTGCTGTCATTGTTTCAGGAATGCGTCCGAAAGGTTTCTACGCCGGTGCTGCTGCAGATGCTGAGCCATTTTCAGCATCGCGACCAGCCGCTGCCACTGCGCGTCTTTTTCCCCAAAGGCGATGTGGGCAAAGTCTTTGCCGTATCCAAAAAAATGCCGTCCCTTCCGACCGGAGTCGCTGCGCAGGCAGCCACTGTCTGTGAGTGTGCATTAGTAGAGCGCTTCGCCATGCTGCCGCCTCTGGGCCGCTGCTGGGTCGAACCCGGCATGGAGAAGTTCATGGTGCCTCTGGCGCAGCGGTCTGCCTCCAAAGCCTTGCGCACTCTCACGCGAGGCAGCCGCCTGCCGCTGGCGGACGCCACCGTGCTGCGGTTCTTCATCTGGTGGAAAAATGGCCGCGGCAGAACGGACATCGATCTCTCGGCCTCCTTGTTCGATGCAGAACAGCGCTATCTGGATGTGTTGTCCTACTACAACCTCAAAAACTTCGGCGGCTGCCATAGCGGTGACATTGTGGACGCTCCGGAGGGTGCCGCCGAGTTCATTGATGTGGAGCCAGCACGACTGCTGGCAGCAAACGTGCGCTACATCGTGATGACATTGTCCAGCTATACCCAGCAGCCTTACTGCGATCTGCCCGAATGCTTTGCTGGCTGGATGGCACGCCAGGCCCCGGATTCCGGCGAAGTCTTCGAAGCTCGCACCGTCGTGGATAAACTGGACGTGGCCGCCAATACCCGCATTTGCATCCCGGCCGTGTTTGATCTTGTGGAGCGCGAAGTCATCTGGGCAGACCTAGCCCTGACAGCGTATCCGCGCCTTCCCAACAACGTACACGTCAATCTGCCCCCCATCACATTGATGCTGCGTTCTCTGATTTACGGAATCAAGCCGGACCTGCACACCTTGTTTTCATTGCATGCCAAAGCACGCGGCAGTGTGGTGGCAGAACGCGCTGGAGCCGATACCATCTTTGCGCAGGATGCAGGCATCACCCCGTATGATCTGGATCGAATCCGGGCCGACTTTTTATGA
- a CDS encoding flavoprotein: MSRIILGVTGSIAAYKAADLASQLTKAGHKVTCVLTKSALEFVTPLTLSTLSKNPVISDLFAEKEGWQPGHIQLADEADLLLIAPATANILAAMANGFAHDALTAIALATRAPILIAPAMNGKMWQHPATQKNVETLRGYGAQFVEPASGMLACGYEGVGRLAEVETILQAVAAVLAAPR, from the coding sequence ATGTCCCGCATCATCCTCGGCGTCACCGGTTCCATCGCGGCCTACAAGGCGGCGGACCTCGCCAGCCAGCTCACCAAGGCCGGCCACAAGGTGACCTGCGTGCTGACCAAATCCGCCCTGGAATTTGTCACTCCGTTGACGCTGAGCACGCTGTCCAAGAACCCTGTCATCAGCGACCTGTTTGCCGAAAAGGAGGGCTGGCAGCCCGGGCACATCCAGCTGGCGGACGAGGCCGACCTGCTGCTGATCGCCCCGGCCACGGCCAACATCCTCGCGGCCATGGCCAATGGCTTCGCGCATGACGCCCTCACCGCTATCGCCCTGGCCACCCGCGCGCCCATCCTGATCGCCCCTGCCATGAACGGCAAGATGTGGCAGCACCCCGCCACGCAGAAGAATGTGGAGACCCTGCGCGGCTACGGGGCGCAGTTTGTCGAGCCCGCGTCCGGGATGCTGGCCTGCGGGTATGAGGGTGTGGGAAGGCTGGCCGAGGTAGAGACCATCCTGCAGGCGGTGGCGGCGGTGCTGGCTGCCCCGCGCTAA
- a CDS encoding DUF6036 family nucleotidyltransferase, whose product MRFSSLKHLAASVSAIAPEAHIVVFGSSSALCTHPNLPEVTNSYEQTLDADFILDPWDESLGNLLSETLGKDSGFFEHYKYYADIVRPAAFDNFPPDFRDRLVPLEGCPRVFALDPHYMAVAKLFAGRPKASGCWLFSWPPTGWIKPRCASCYGTRRWRRNGS is encoded by the coding sequence ATGCGCTTCTCGTCATTGAAGCATCTGGCTGCGTCTGTCTCTGCCATCGCGCCTGAGGCCCATATTGTCGTTTTTGGTTCCTCTTCCGCTCTATGCACGCATCCAAATTTGCCAGAAGTGACCAACAGCTATGAGCAAACGTTGGATGCGGACTTCATTCTAGATCCATGGGATGAATCGTTGGGAAACTTGCTTAGTGAAACACTTGGCAAGGACAGCGGCTTTTTCGAGCATTACAAGTATTACGCCGACATCGTGCGCCCTGCCGCCTTCGACAACTTCCCGCCCGATTTCCGAGACAGGCTCGTGCCCCTTGAAGGCTGCCCGCGGGTGTTTGCCCTCGATCCGCACTACATGGCCGTGGCCAAGCTCTTTGCCGGAAGGCCCAAGGCATCCGGCTGCTGGCTTTTCTCCTGGCCACCAACCGGCTGGATTAAGCCAAGGTGCGCAAGCTGCTATGGGACACGCCGATGGAGGAGAAATGGATCGTGA
- a CDS encoding ArnT family glycosyltransferase, which yields MSASSFWNDPRCQRHSWWLLLVLALLLYLPGTATIPLMDRDEPRFAHATVEMMQRGTWTIPYFNGDYRFDKPPLTYWWMRLHYALLGVNELAARLHSVVAVYLTALVMAGMACRLVQDSRAGLLAGAAWLTSLQSLVHGRLCVADMPMILLVALACRALVELLTEPSSQRWGGWFWCLWLSLGAGFLAKGPIAWFVPLLALILWRWVFWRKPLPWARLQLLPGFCIALAMVAAWGVPALMETNGAFWKTGMGEHVVKRGTDVFNGRKFVPGYYLLTTWLSLFPWMGFALPVWCSLRANWTAQTSFLAAWFLAPQIIFFFYATQLPHYVMPGYPAFIVLLALAWRHRTPEDAAKLPGAAKWLPFALSALLLAGWGFLVAMPISNAGVRTLLCSALLLLTCVLVLGGFVAAAVWKQGLTHRNLALTCLTLLLTSASLSHLGSQLRATSIPVQVAAEIGPTSPDTALHGCGYTEPSLVFYTDHQWLFTDDLSSAKTVLQKPGPHAVVMLRREWTLDRWFKALLGTAPKGQTAKDNMALADTLKSESSGTKTQTIEGFNMARFSWAEVQLFIKR from the coding sequence TTGTCTGCCTCTTCCTTCTGGAATGATCCGCGCTGTCAGCGCCACAGCTGGTGGCTGCTGCTCGTGCTCGCGCTGCTGCTGTATCTGCCGGGCACGGCCACCATCCCGCTGATGGACCGCGACGAGCCGCGCTTTGCCCACGCCACGGTGGAGATGATGCAGCGCGGCACCTGGACCATACCCTACTTCAATGGCGACTACCGTTTTGACAAGCCGCCGCTCACCTACTGGTGGATGCGTCTGCACTACGCCCTGCTGGGCGTGAACGAGCTGGCGGCACGCCTGCACAGCGTGGTGGCCGTGTACCTCACGGCGCTGGTCATGGCGGGCATGGCGTGCAGGCTGGTGCAGGACTCACGTGCCGGACTGCTCGCCGGTGCAGCCTGGCTCACCAGCCTGCAGTCACTGGTGCACGGGCGGCTTTGTGTGGCGGACATGCCCATGATCCTGCTGGTGGCGCTGGCCTGTAGGGCGCTGGTGGAGCTGCTGACAGAGCCGTCATCGCAGCGCTGGGGCGGTTGGTTCTGGTGCCTGTGGCTTTCGCTGGGCGCAGGCTTTTTGGCCAAGGGCCCCATCGCGTGGTTCGTGCCTTTGTTGGCCTTGATCCTGTGGCGCTGGGTCTTTTGGAGAAAGCCCCTGCCCTGGGCGCGGCTGCAGCTGCTGCCCGGCTTTTGCATCGCTCTGGCCATGGTGGCCGCTTGGGGCGTGCCCGCTTTGATGGAAACAAACGGTGCTTTCTGGAAAACCGGCATGGGCGAGCATGTGGTGAAACGTGGCACGGATGTGTTCAACGGCCGCAAATTCGTGCCCGGCTACTACCTCCTCACCACCTGGCTCAGCCTCTTCCCGTGGATGGGCTTTGCGCTGCCGGTGTGGTGCAGTCTGCGTGCAAACTGGACGGCGCAGACCTCCTTCCTCGCCGCATGGTTCCTCGCGCCGCAGATCATCTTCTTTTTCTACGCCACGCAGCTGCCGCATTACGTCATGCCAGGCTATCCCGCCTTCATCGTGCTGCTGGCGCTGGCCTGGCGGCATCGTACTCCTGAAGATGCTGCAAAACTGCCCGGCGCGGCCAAGTGGCTGCCGTTTGCTCTTTCAGCGCTCCTTCTCGCGGGCTGGGGTTTTCTGGTGGCAATGCCGATTTCAAATGCAGGCGTCCGCACCTTGCTCTGCAGCGCGCTGCTGCTGCTCACCTGCGTGCTCGTGCTGGGTGGCTTTGTGGCAGCTGCCGTATGGAAACAGGGACTGACACACCGAAACCTCGCGCTGACATGCCTCACGCTGCTGCTCACCAGCGCGAGCCTGTCCCATCTGGGCAGCCAGCTGCGCGCCACTTCGATCCCCGTGCAGGTGGCAGCAGAAATAGGCCCTACATCGCCAGACACGGCACTGCACGGCTGCGGCTACACAGAGCCCAGCCTTGTTTTCTACACCGATCATCAGTGGCTCTTCACCGATGACCTCAGCTCCGCCAAAACTGTACTGCAAAAGCCCGGCCCGCATGCAGTGGTGATGCTGAGGCGCGAGTGGACGCTGGACCGCTGGTTCAAAGCACTGCTTGGCACCGCACCCAAAGGCCAGACTGCGAAAGACAACATGGCGCTTGCGGATACGCTGAAATCGGAATCCAGCGGCACGAAGACGCAAACCATTGAAGGCTTCAATATGGCGCGCTTCAGCTGGGCGGAGGTGCAGCTTTTCATCAAACGCTAG
- the nrdR gene encoding transcriptional regulator NrdR produces MRCPKCGSSQDKVIDSREAREGHAIRRRRECMKCDFRFTTYEIVEREELRVVKRNGARENFNRDKLLGGVRKSCEKRPVKMEQLEQLVDDIANELEEEGYREIPSTVIGAKVMRRLEAIDHVAYVRYASVYRQFEDVGEFIDEIKSLGERSPRDGRQPELFR; encoded by the coding sequence ATGCGCTGCCCCAAATGTGGAAGCTCCCAGGATAAAGTGATCGACTCCCGCGAGGCGCGGGAGGGGCACGCCATCCGCCGCCGCCGGGAGTGCATGAAGTGCGATTTCCGCTTCACCACCTACGAGATCGTGGAGCGCGAGGAGCTCCGCGTGGTGAAGCGCAACGGCGCCCGCGAAAACTTCAACCGCGACAAGCTCCTCGGCGGTGTGCGCAAATCCTGCGAAAAACGCCCCGTCAAGATGGAGCAGCTGGAGCAGCTGGTGGACGACATCGCCAACGAGCTGGAGGAGGAAGGCTACCGCGAGATCCCCAGCACCGTCATCGGTGCCAAGGTGATGCGCCGCCTTGAGGCCATCGACCACGTGGCCTACGTCCGCTATGCCTCCGTGTACCGCCAGTTTGAGGACGTGGGCGAGTTCATCGACGAGATCAAGAGTCTCGGAGAGCGCAGCCCGCGCGACGGGCGGCAGCCGGAGCTTTTCCGTTAA
- a CDS encoding alpha/beta hydrolase family protein, giving the protein MTVLAFRTTIVFSALLASSCLAELPDIRSVEPDLTVPALSEGAPSPGKRVKLTLESKKGTGVYNVLYLPTDWKPGVKMPVIVELAGNGGFTSKQGDVSHGVPEGSNLGYGLTAGKGFIWLCVPYLNDNGDEIATLWWGTRPTYDPQPTLKHLRAAVQTVCSQFGGDPSKVLLCGFSRGAIACNYLGLHDDETARLWCGFFAYSHYDGVRKWPYPNSDRNSALTRLQRLGKRPQFICGEGFNAQETEAYLRPLLPDADLTFLSTGFLNHNDAWTLRPSPAREQARKWLMRITNPKAP; this is encoded by the coding sequence ATGACAGTCCTCGCTTTCAGAACGACGATTGTCTTTTCTGCGCTGCTGGCCTCGTCGTGTCTGGCAGAACTGCCAGACATCCGCAGCGTGGAGCCGGATCTGACCGTGCCTGCATTAAGCGAGGGCGCTCCCTCACCCGGCAAACGCGTAAAGCTCACCCTGGAGTCCAAAAAAGGCACAGGCGTCTATAACGTTCTCTACCTGCCCACCGATTGGAAACCGGGTGTAAAGATGCCGGTGATCGTGGAACTCGCAGGCAACGGCGGCTTCACCAGCAAGCAGGGCGATGTGAGCCACGGCGTGCCCGAGGGCAGCAATCTCGGCTACGGCCTCACTGCCGGCAAAGGCTTCATCTGGCTCTGCGTGCCTTACTTGAACGACAACGGCGATGAAATCGCCACCCTCTGGTGGGGCACCCGTCCCACCTATGATCCGCAGCCCACACTGAAGCACCTGCGCGCCGCCGTGCAGACGGTGTGCAGCCAATTCGGCGGCGATCCATCCAAAGTCCTCTTATGCGGCTTCTCGCGCGGAGCCATCGCCTGCAACTACCTCGGCCTCCACGACGACGAAACCGCCCGTCTTTGGTGCGGCTTCTTCGCCTACAGCCACTACGACGGCGTCCGCAAATGGCCCTATCCAAACTCAGACCGCAACTCCGCCCTGACGCGCCTGCAACGCCTTGGCAAACGGCCCCAGTTCATCTGCGGCGAAGGCTTCAATGCCCAGGAAACCGAAGCCTACCTCCGCCCACTCCTGCCAGATGCCGACCTCACCTTCCTCAGCACCGGCTTCCTCAATCACAACGACGCCTGGACCCTGAGGCCGAGCCCTGCGCGCGAGCAAGCACGGAAATGGCTGATGCGTATCACCAATCCCAAGGCTCCGTAA
- a CDS encoding HIT domain-containing protein gives MSEKTIFQKIIDREIPAPLVYEDDLVAAFNDISPQAPIHVLIVPKKLIPRVGEALAADQATLGALLLAAGKIAEKLGISDRSKGFRLVINHGKDAGESVPHMHVHLLAGRSLDWPPG, from the coding sequence ATGAGCGAGAAGACCATTTTTCAGAAGATCATCGACCGCGAAATCCCCGCCCCGCTCGTCTATGAAGACGACCTCGTGGCTGCTTTCAACGACATCAGCCCCCAGGCTCCCATCCATGTGCTCATCGTGCCCAAAAAGCTCATCCCCCGTGTGGGAGAGGCCTTAGCAGCGGATCAGGCCACACTCGGCGCGCTGCTCCTGGCCGCAGGCAAGATCGCTGAAAAGCTGGGCATCTCAGACCGCAGCAAGGGCTTCCGTCTCGTGATCAATCACGGCAAAGACGCCGGTGAATCCGTGCCCCACATGCACGTACACCTGCTGGCGGGCCGCAGCCTCGACTGGCCCCCAGGCTGA